The DNA region CGGCACCCGTGACCTCAAGCGCGGTGTGGGCACGGTCGGGGCACTCAGCGGCGGTCTCGTGACCCGCCCGGACGTGTGGCGGCAGGCGCTGGCGCTGACCCTCGCGCCGTTCCTGCAGCCGCACCTGTACCCGTGATCAGGGCTGTTCCCGCCCGGGTAAACGCCCCTCCCGGCACACACCTAACGAACGTCTGTTAGGCTCTGGCGCATGTCCTGGAACCACACCCGCCAGATCGGCCAAGCGCAGGTCCACTCCCTGACCGACGGACAGTTCCGCCTCGACGGGGGCGCCATGTTCGGCAGCGTCCCCAGGGTCCTGTGGGAACGCGCCGCGCCCGCCGACGACCTCAACCGCATCCGCCTGCGCATCAACCCGCTGCTGATCCAGCTGGGCGGCGAGAACATCCTCGTCGAGACCGGCTTCTGGGACCAGGGCGGCGAGAAGTTCGAGGGCATGTACGCCCTCGACCGCGACGAGACCGTCTTCCGGGGCCTGGACCGCCTGGGCCTGACCCCGGGCGACATTCACCTCGTCATCAACACGCACCTGCACTTCGATCACGCCGGGCGGAACGTCACCCTGCTGGGCGACCCGACCTTCCCGAACGCCCGGTACGTGGTGCAGAAGCAGGAACTCCACGAC from Deinococcus depolymerans includes:
- a CDS encoding MBL fold metallo-hydrolase, whose amino-acid sequence is MSWNHTRQIGQAQVHSLTDGQFRLDGGAMFGSVPRVLWERAAPADDLNRIRLRINPLLIQLGGENILVETGFWDQGGEKFEGMYALDRDETVFRGLDRLGLTPGDIHLVINTHLHFDHAGRNVTLLGDPTFPNARYVVQKQELHDARHTHERSRASYIPAYIDPIRDAGLFDVVDGEHELRPGLSVLPLPGHNLGQQGVVLRSEGQTLVYVADLIPTLAHAPTPYIMGYDLYPVTTLETRKAHLGAWFEQQATICTPHDPDAPFARLHENPKGGFTLQADS